In the Raineyella fluvialis genome, GGCCTGCGGCTCGGCGAGGGCACCGGCGCCGCCGCGGCCGTCCCGCTGGTCCGCACGGGCATCGCCCTGATGCGGGAGATGGCGACCCTTGCCGATGTCAGCTGAGTCCGATGTCAGCTGACGGCTGGAGACTCGCCACGGGGACCCTCACCCGGATCCCCGCAGGCGCCATCGGACAGGTGACGGCGCCGATCGCCCGGACGGCGATGGTGATCGGGTCGGTGGTCATGGCGCCGGTGGCGCTCGCCGCCGGCCTCGTCGGCTGGACGGCCGTACGGCTGGGCGCCCCCGGACTGGTCGGCGGGCTGCTGGTGGTCGGGATCGTCGCCCAGCTGAGCCGGTCGATCCACTGGGACGGGCTGGCCGACACCGCCGACGGGCTCGGCTCCTCCTGGGACCGCGACCGAGCCCTGGACATCATGCGCACCGGCGACGTCGGCCCGATGGGCGCCGGCACCCTGGTCGTCGTGCTGGGGCTGCAGGCGGCATCGTACGGTGCGCTGCTGGCGCGGCCGTACGGGTGGCTGGTGGTCGCGGCTCTGGTCTGCGCCTCGCGGGCGGCGCTGGTGCTCGGTTGCCTGCGCAGCGTCCCGGCCGCCCGGCCCGAGGGCCTCGGCCAAGCCGTGGCCGGGTCGGTGCCGTGGTACGGCGCGGCCGTCGTCTGGCTGGTGTGGGCAGGCGTCCTGTCCGGCGTCGCCCTGCTGTCGGGCGCGAACTGGTGGGCCGGTGCGATCGCCGCGGCCGGGGGGCCGCTCGCCGGCGGGGTCCTGCTGTGGTGGTGCGTCCGCCGGCTGGGGGGTATCACCGGTGACGTCCTCGGCGCACTGGTCGAGGCCGCGGCGGCCGGGCTGGCCGTGGTGGCGGTGATGGCGTGGTGAACGGCTGGACCCGGGCCCTCGGCCTGGCCCTCGGTTTCGGCCTCGACCGGCTGGTCGGCGACCCTCGTCGCGGGCATCCGGTCGCCGCGTTCGGCCGGGCGGCCATCGCGCTGGAACGGCGGACGTACGCCGACTCGGTCGCCGCCGGCGCAGGACAGGTGGCGCTGCTCGTCGGCTCCACCACCCTGGCCGCAACGCTGGTGACGAGGCTGGCCCGGCGCTCGGTGCTCACCGACGTCGCCTGGACGGCGCTGGTCACCTGGTCGGTGCTCGGGGGTCGCTCGCTGGAACGGGAGGCCTCGGCTGTGGCCGATCATCTTGAGCGCGGCGACCTGCCCGCGGCCCGTGAGCAGGTGGGTCACCTGGTCAGCCGCGACCCCTGGGTGCTGGACGCCGCGGGCGTGACCCGAGCGGCGATCGAGTCCCTGGCCGAGAACACCTCCGACGCCGTGGTGGCCCCTCTGGTCTGGGGGGCGATCGCCGGCGCCCCGGGAATGGTGGCCCACCGGGCGATCAACACACTCGACGCCATGATCGGCTACCGCAACGACCGGTACGAGCGGTACGGGAAGGTCGCCGCCCGGCTCGATGACGTCGTCAACTGGCTCCCCGCGCGGCTCGGTGCCGCGATCGCCGCGGGAACCTCATGGTCGGCCTGGCGGGCGATCCGCGAGGACACGGCGGCGCATCCCAGCCCGAACGGCGGCCAGATCGAGGCCGCCTTTGCCGGCGCGCTGGGGATCCGTCTCGGCGGGGCCAACGCGTACGGCGGACGCGTCGAGGACCGCGGCGTGCTGGGTGACGGCCGGGTGGCCAAGCCCGCGGACGTCGCCCGAGCGGTCAGTCTGGGCCGTCGGGTGCAGCTCGGGACGCTGATGGTGGCCATGGGCCTGGCCGCGATCGGTGGCGGTGCGCCCAACCGGCCTCGATGGTGCTGAAGTCGCGTCCCCAGGCGCGCGTCGACCGGTTACTGACGGAGTAGACGTAGCCCAGCGGTGAACGCCACACCCAGGTGCCCGGGTCCGTCCGGTCGAGGCGGAAACCACCATGGGTCCGGGCCCGGTGAGCCCTGCGGCCGAGCGGGCCCAGGTTGTCGATGGCCGTCACCCCGCCGGCCCGCCAGGGCACGGTGTGGTCAAGGTCGCAGGCCCGTGCGGGCACCTGCCCCACGGGGCCACCTCGTACGGCTGGATCTGGATCACCTGCTCCCGGAGGCGGTCGGGGATCTCATACGAGTCGACGGTCTGTGAGTCACGCGTGTCGATCACCTGGGTCACCCGGACCGGGCAGCCGCCCAGGAACTCGGCAAGCTGCGACAGCGGCACGGGCTCGTGTCCCTCGACCCGCGCCACGCCACAGCCCGCCTCGAGATCGGCAGCGCTGACATGCACGTGCAGGCGGACCACAGGACGCAACCGGGCCGGGTCGACGGTGCGGAAAGCGGCCGCGAGGTCGGCGGTCCGGGCACGCCACCAGGACCGCGAGGGGACCACGTCGGGCTCGCCGGGAGGATCCCCGGGGCCAGGGTCGGGGGGTAGGGACTCGAGGTCATCGGGTTCGGCGAGGGCGGAGATCGGGAGGGCCTGCTGCCAGTCGGGCATCTCACCGTCGGGATCGTCCGGAACGACAGGATCGAGGGGGTCGACAGGATCAGCGAGGTCGGCCAGCAGCGCCGCCGCCAGGGCCGGCGTGGCCAGCATCCCCATGGCGCGTGCGCGGCGGGTGTCGAGTGGGGACCCGTCGCCGTGACGCTCGAGTGCCCGGGCGAGTTGGTCGACCGCCGCGTCCACGTGGACGGCGTCAGCGGTGTCGAGATGAGCCACCACCGCGGTCACCCCGGGGCCGGGCTTCTCCCTCCCCAGCCGTACGAACCGGTGTTCGCGAGCCGCCCGCGCCCGGGCCTCGATCAGGTCGGGAGCGATCTGGGCGATCTCGCCCTCCGCCAGGCGCTGCATCCGTGTCCAGCCGAGGCCCGGCATGACCGGCGCGAGGACGGAGTCCAGCTCGTCGGCCTGCTCGAGGGTCAACGGGTGCGCCATGGCGGCGATCCGGCGGGCCTGCCAGGCCCGGACCTGTCCGGCCGCCAGCAGCTGCCACAGCCGCGGATGCCGGTGCCGAAGGTTGAGCGCGTCGGAGATCAGCAGGGCGGCCGAGGCGTGGGTGCAGCCGAAGAGCGCACCAAGCTCCATCGCCAGGAACTCTGGCACCCGTGGCGTGCCGTCACCGCCGAGTTGCGCCATCCCCTCCCCACCGGGCAGTGCCTGGTGCGCCCTGGTGGGACGGGGCGCCGCGTCGACCAGCTCGGCCACCAGGACCAGCTCGTGCCCCTCGAGGGACATCTGAAGGCTGCGGTTGGCCAGCAACTCGTCGGCGATCGCTGTCGCCTGGCCGGCCGGACCTCCGTGGGGCAGCTCGAACACCGGGAGCGGCTGACCGCCCCCGTCACTGTCCGGACCCTGCTCCGGACCCCTCCCCGGCACCCGCTCCTCACCCATGTCTCCACGGTAGAGAAGGTGTCTGACATCAACCTCGGGCACCATTCCCACCACCGCCGAACCGCCCGTTGACTACCCTGTTCGCATGGCCGACCCCCGCGTACGACCCGCTGAGCCCGTGATGCCGGGACGGCCGTGATGGGCACCTGGATCGTCCTGCTGATCACCATCCCGCTGGTCGGCTGGTTGACGGCCGTGGTGGTGGCCACCCCGCGCCGGGAGCGTCGGCGCGTCGCCGAACTGGCCGAGGGGGCCCACGCCCGCGGCTGGACCTACACCGAGGACGCCTCGCGGCTCCGGCCGCCCCCACCACAGCTGCGGGAGTGGCAACGCCCGGTGATGTTCCGCGAGGGGTTCAGCGGCACCTATCGCGGTCAGGAGTTCTGGGTCGCCCACGTCACGTACGAGTCGACGGACCCGGCGCGCCAGGGCCGGCGGAGACACGCGACGCTGTGCTGGCTCCGTCTCCCCTTCCCCCTCAACGACGTCCGGATCGTGCCCCTGGAACTACTCGAGGAACGCCACCAGTTCGTCGGGGGATGGTCCATCGCACCGGCGACGAGGCCTTCGACGCCCGGTTCGCGATCCTCACCGATGACGAGTTGCTCGGCCGGATGGCGACCGGCCCGGCGGTCCGTACGCTGCTGACGGTGAACCAGATCCCCTGGAGCGTCACGCTGCAGGGCCTCACCGTGGTCGCCGAACGCCTCGACCGGGTGCCGCAGAGCATGGAGGACGCCCTCAACGGGGTGGCGATCGCGGACGCGGTCGCCCGGGGGCTCACCGGTCAGAGTCAGCGCTGACCACGTACGTCCGGTCGGCGAGGTCCGCCTCGAGGCGCACCCAGCCCTCCTCGGAGCGCCACGTCAACTCCAGCCGCGAGCCCTCCCCGCCGAGGCTGAACTCGCCGTTGAAGGCCGGATGTTCGGCCCGCAGCCGGAGCAGGTCGAGGAGGCGGCGGACCACCGGACGCTCCAGCGCGGCGGTGATCTCCTCGTCGGTGTAGGCGTGGCGGTTGATCTCGCGGCCGACCCCGGTCGCGGCGAGACGCTCCATGTCGTCGCCGCCGGCGAGCAGACCGACGTAGTAGACCTGCGGGATGCCGGGGACGAAGAGCTGGATCGCTCGGGCCACCAGGTAGGCCTCGTCATCGGCCAGAGCGGCCGGGTAGGTGGCGTTGACCTGGTAGAGGTCCACGTTCGAGGCGGCCCAGCCGGTCGCCTGACGGGACTCCCCGTGCGTGTTGCGGTGGATCGACTCGACCAGATCGTGCAGCTGGTCGTCGGTGATCAGCCCGCGGACGTCCATCACGCCGATGCCGTCGTGGGTGTCGAGCACGGTCACGCAGTTCGTCGGGCGGATGTCCAGCCAGCGCCGCAGTGGTTCGGCGTCGCCGGTGCTCAGCCCGTGCAGCAGCAGCGGCGGCAGGGCGAAGTCGTAGACGAGGTCGACGGCGGCGGCGATCCGCTGCTGCACCTCGTGGCCCGCGTGGACCTCGACCAGCGCCGTCATGCCCAGCTCGTGGGCCCGGGCCACCAGCTCGTCGAGGAAGGCGTACGTGTCCTCGGTCAGGAAGCACGAGGTGCCCGCGGTCTTCATCGCATAGCCCGCGGCGTCCAACCGGATCATCGACACTCCGGCATCGGCCAGCGTGGTGAGGACCCGCTCGAGGTAGGCCCGGCCGGCGGCGTCGCGCAGGTCGAGGTCGACCTGCTGCGGGGTGAAGGTGGTCCAGACCAGCCGGCGCGTCCCGCCCCAGTCGTACGGGGTGAACGGGAGCCCGGGGCGGGGCCGGAAGATGGTCGCCAGCTGCTCCTCGGTCGCGCCCTGCGGGAAGACGTCGGCGTAGGTGAGGAACATCCGGGCGGCCGGTGAGGCCTGGCCGCGTTCCAGGACGTCGCGGAACTCGGCGCTGTCGGCGGAGACGTGGTTGACGATGACGTCGGTCATCACCCCGATGTCGCCCGCCAGCGCGCGGACGTCGTCCCAGCTGCCCAGCCGGGGATCCACGCTGGTGTGGTCGACCGGGTCGAAGCCGGCGTCCGCCCCGTCGTACGGCGTGAAGTACGGGAGGATGTGGACCCCGTCGAAGAGCCCGGCCAGCGGCCCGGTCAGCAGCCGGTGGAGGCCCGCCAGGGAGCCGCCGAGCCGGTCGGCATACGCGATGAGCTGCGTCACAGCACCAGTGTCTCCCTTACCTGCTTGCGCAGCACCTTGCCGAGCATCGAGCGCGGTAGCTCACCCTCGGCGGTGATCACCCGGCGCGGCACCTTGTAGGCGGCCAGCATGCCGCGGCAGTGCGCGCGGACCTCCGCCTCGTCGATCCGGGCACCCGGCTCGGCCTCGATGACGGCGACGATCATTTCCGCGCCGTCGTTCTGGCGCTTGCCGACCACCGCCACGTCCTTGACCCCCGGGAACGTACGGATCGCCTGCTCGACCTCGCTCGGGGCGACGTTGAAACCGCCGGTGATGATGAGTTCCTTGGCCCGGTCGACGATCGTGGTGTAGCCGTCCTCGTCCACCACGACGAGGTCGCCCGTGCGCAGCCAGCCGTCCGCCAGCAGGGTCTTCGCCGTCTCCTCGGGGTTGTGCCAGTAGCCCTGGAAGACCTGCGGGCCCTTGATCAGCAGTTCGCCGCGCTCCCCCCGGGCCACCTCACGGGTCGGATCCTCGGGGTCGACGACCTTCATCAGCGTGGAGGGGAACGGCACCCCGATGGTGCCAGTCCGCCGGGTCGGCCAGAAGGGGTTGCCGAGGGCCACCGGGGAGGACTCGGTCATCCCATATCCTTCGACCAGCAGCCCGCCGGAGACCGACTCCCACAGCTCGACGACCGGGTCGGTGAGCGCCATCGCGCCACTGATGCAGAACTTCGCCGAGCGCAGCGACACGCCACGCTCGATCGCCGCCCTGGCCGTACGCTCGTAGATCGGCGGGACGGCGCAGTAGACCGTCGGCGGGAACCGCGTGGCCGCCTTGAGCACGAGGTCGACGTCGAACTTCGGGAAGAGCACCAGGTTGGCCTGCCGC is a window encoding:
- a CDS encoding adenosylcobinamide-GDP ribazoletransferase, which translates into the protein MSADGWRLATGTLTRIPAGAIGQVTAPIARTAMVIGSVVMAPVALAAGLVGWTAVRLGAPGLVGGLLVVGIVAQLSRSIHWDGLADTADGLGSSWDRDRALDIMRTGDVGPMGAGTLVVVLGLQAASYGALLARPYGWLVVAALVCASRAALVLGCLRSVPAARPEGLGQAVAGSVPWYGAAVVWLVWAGVLSGVALLSGANWWAGAIAAAGGPLAGGVLLWWCVRRLGGITGDVLGALVEAAAAGLAVVAVMAW
- a CDS encoding cobalamin biosynthesis protein gives rise to the protein MVNGWTRALGLALGFGLDRLVGDPRRGHPVAAFGRAAIALERRTYADSVAAGAGQVALLVGSTTLAATLVTRLARRSVLTDVAWTALVTWSVLGGRSLEREASAVADHLERGDLPAAREQVGHLVSRDPWVLDAAGVTRAAIESLAENTSDAVVAPLVWGAIAGAPGMVAHRAINTLDAMIGYRNDRYERYGKVAARLDDVVNWLPARLGAAIAAGTSWSAWRAIREDTAAHPSPNGGQIEAAFAGALGIRLGGANAYGGRVEDRGVLGDGRVAKPADVARAVSLGRRVQLGTLMVAMGLAAIGGGAPNRPRWC
- a CDS encoding DUF222 domain-containing protein, coding for MGEERVPGRGPEQGPDSDGGGQPLPVFELPHGGPAGQATAIADELLANRSLQMSLEGHELVLVAELVDAAPRPTRAHQALPGGEGMAQLGGDGTPRVPEFLAMELGALFGCTHASAALLISDALNLRHRHPRLWQLLAAGQVRAWQARRIAAMAHPLTLEQADELDSVLAPVMPGLGWTRMQRLAEGEIAQIAPDLIEARARAAREHRFVRLGREKPGPGVTAVVAHLDTADAVHVDAAVDQLARALERHGDGSPLDTRRARAMGMLATPALAAALLADLADPVDPLDPVVPDDPDGEMPDWQQALPISALAEPDDLESLPPDPGPGDPPGEPDVVPSRSWWRARTADLAAAFRTVDPARLRPVVRLHVHVSAADLEAGCGVARVEGHEPVPLSQLAEFLGGCPVRVTQVIDTRDSQTVDSYEIPDRLREQVIQIQPYEVAPWGRCPHGPATLTTPCPGGPAG
- the gtfA gene encoding sucrose phosphorylase — protein: MTQLIAYADRLGGSLAGLHRLLTGPLAGLFDGVHILPYFTPYDGADAGFDPVDHTSVDPRLGSWDDVRALAGDIGVMTDVIVNHVSADSAEFRDVLERGQASPAARMFLTYADVFPQGATEEQLATIFRPRPGLPFTPYDWGGTRRLVWTTFTPQQVDLDLRDAAGRAYLERVLTTLADAGVSMIRLDAAGYAMKTAGTSCFLTEDTYAFLDELVARAHELGMTALVEVHAGHEVQQRIAAAVDLVYDFALPPLLLHGLSTGDAEPLRRWLDIRPTNCVTVLDTHDGIGVMDVRGLITDDQLHDLVESIHRNTHGESRQATGWAASNVDLYQVNATYPAALADDEAYLVARAIQLFVPGIPQVYYVGLLAGGDDMERLAATGVGREINRHAYTDEEITAALERPVVRRLLDLLRLRAEHPAFNGEFSLGGEGSRLELTWRSEEGWVRLEADLADRTYVVSADSDR
- a CDS encoding long-chain-fatty-acid--CoA ligase: MTTSPPPAWVSAYQPGVPAEIDLPTESLFAMFERSVAEGGDAVAMTFFGRTTTYAALGDAVFRAAEGLRLLGVRPGDRVALMLPNCPQHVVAFYAALRLGAVVVEHNPLYTGRELEELFADHGARVAIAWDVAAPKLQGFAAEHRPDTLVSVNMVEEFPAAMRAALRLPVKKLRDTRGSLTAPTTGTMRWKALLAHPPVDPEVPRPTVDDLAVIQYTSGTTGHPKGAMLSHFNLYSNALQGKAWMKDAEYRKENFYAVLPMFHAFGMTLYLTYGVLRQANLVLFPKFDVDLVLKAATRFPPTVYCAVPPIYERTARAAIERGVSLRSAKFCISGAMALTDPVVELWESVSGGLLVEGYGMTESSPVALGNPFWPTRRTGTIGVPFPSTLMKVVDPEDPTREVARGERGELLIKGPQVFQGYWHNPEETAKTLLADGWLRTGDLVVVDEDGYTTIVDRAKELIITGGFNVAPSEVEQAIRTFPGVKDVAVVGKRQNDGAEMIVAVIEAEPGARIDEAEVRAHCRGMLAAYKVPRRVITAEGELPRSMLGKVLRKQVRETLVL